A stretch of Kaistella flava (ex Peng et al. 2021) DNA encodes these proteins:
- a CDS encoding VOC family protein: MHLKVADLERSLAFYRDLLGFEVTMRFGSQAAFISAGGYHHHIGLNTWHSKDLPPAPIHSVGLYHTAIVYPTRKDLALIYNRIQKSHYPLTGASDHGVSEALYLDDPDGNGVELYWDRPKELWPTKIDGSLDMFTNALDIDDLLREIER; this comes from the coding sequence GTGCATCTTAAAGTAGCCGATCTCGAACGCTCTCTTGCGTTTTATCGTGATTTATTGGGTTTTGAGGTAACGATGAGGTTTGGCAGTCAAGCAGCTTTTATATCTGCTGGTGGCTATCATCATCATATCGGTTTAAATACGTGGCATAGCAAAGATTTACCACCGGCGCCTATTCATAGTGTAGGTTTGTATCACACCGCAATTGTATATCCGACCAGAAAAGATCTCGCTTTAATTTATAATCGAATTCAAAAATCACATTATCCTTTAACAGGTGCAAGCGATCACGGAGTTTCGGAAGCATTATACCTTGATGATCCTGATGGCAATGGGGTCGAATTGTACTGGGACAGACCTAAAGAACTTTGGCCTACGAAAATAGATGGCTCTTTAGATATGTTTACCAATGCACTTGATATTGATGATTTATTGAGGGAAATTGAAAGGTGA
- a CDS encoding helix-turn-helix domain-containing protein: MNERNKKENRPSFRKKPEQTPTGRQAGEKKFYDNADMMQLFNVTSRTLQRWRDDKLVPFKKLGGKIYYLAHKVDDLMEAEDENAD, encoded by the coding sequence ATGAATGAACGGAATAAGAAAGAAAACCGACCCTCTTTTAGAAAAAAGCCGGAGCAAACGCCGACTGGAAGACAAGCCGGTGAAAAAAAGTTTTATGACAATGCCGATATGATGCAGTTGTTTAATGTGACTTCCAGAACTTTGCAACGATGGCGAGATGACAAACTCGTTCCCTTTAAAAAGCTGGGTGGCAAAATCTACTATCTCGCTCATAAAGTCGATGATCTGATGGAAGCAGAGGACGAGAAT